A region of the Desulfobacter postgatei 2ac9 genome:
ATTCTGTTTCCGATTACAGAATACAAACATGTGTCCTGAGAATGGATCTAAATTCAATGTTTCACTCACAAGTATGGATAACCCATCAATGGATTTACGCATATCAGTGCTCCCAAGTGCAATATGAATTTTTAAATTCTGGGTGGGAGAAAACATCAGCACCTCCCCAATACTTGGAGTACCTGGGCCAGGGTTGTCTGGGAAAATCCATCCGGTATTTCGATCTGAAATCGGTTATCTATATTCAGCCTTAATCCTTTTTGCTCAGAAAGGTTTAGAACCTGGGTGCTTTGTGTTGAAGGGAGCTGAACGAATTCTGGAAAAAGGGTCTGGTTTTTGAATTTGCTTTTCCAGTATGTAAACTGGTTGGGCCTTAAGTCATGTTGCCTACAGTATGCATTCTGTGACATGCCGGATTCAGACCATTGTTTAATATGGTGCTTCCAGAATTGGGTGCGCTTTTGATTTTTCTTGTTTGCTTTTGACATATGATGAACCTCCGCTAATTAAAAGATGGCTCATCTTCTCATGGCACGCTAACGATTTGTAGATGGGGTTTGCTAACCGCTTACCAGATTTTAATCCTCAAAATAATTTTTGTATTCATCTTGATTTCCTCTTGGAGGCCTCCTGAGTTAACCGGGAGCCAATCCCCCCCATTATGGTATCTATATTCGCCCAAGCTAATTCAAAGCGGTATTCAATAACAGAAGTAGCCAACGCCTTCAATAACGAGCTTAACAGCGTTTATAGATACCATGATTGCTTTCTTATTGTGTAGGTTGAGTTTGACTAACTTTCATCTATAAATTAACCTGTTATCGTTTCCAACTCTGAAAAGAAAAGATAGCAACGATATTACTATCGTTGCTAATAAATCCGTGCTTCAAAATTTTGAGAGAGCGGCTGGGGAATGGAAAAAATGGCCAAGGGAGGGTAGATGAGCTTCCTGGTATAGTTTTCTAATTGAGAAGAGGACTGATTTGAGAATAAGCCCTTGTTATGCGCTCATCAGCATATCGTTGGCCTTTCCAATTTTTGAATTCTTTTAATACTTCCTGTTCATTAGGGAGTATCCCTACATTTTTTAGCGCCTGATTGCAATAAATGACCGTACCGGTTATCTCCATTGAGTCAAAAGAGAAATCCCCGTTAACAGCCTTTTTAAAAGCATCCAATCGATCAGATATTGAATCGACCGTACCTTGATCTATATCTTCATCCAACTTAAAAGTATCGTTGATAATATATTCATTCCCATTTACTGACAATTCTTCCCATAGTAGAAGCCCCCCTAACTCAACCTTCAGTTCAGAAGAGTATGGTCCATAATTATATGGCTCAAATTTGTATGTGAGTGGCGTACCAGTTTCTTTTAAAAAATGAACTATTTTTTGAATGTTTATTTTTGTTAGAGGGATTCTTTTTTGCTTCATCAAAGAAAGGACATGTTTTAATAGTGCTTTTTTCATTTATTCCTCCTTAATTATTATGCATCGTTTAATTCTGAAAAAAATGTAAAAGCTTTCTTGCTTAATTCAAGGGCTGTCTCTTTATGTTCTTTCAAGGCGTAAATTCTAAAAATTTCTATTGGCTTTCCAAGTTGGCTCAATATATTGGAGTAATCCATAATGTTTCCTGGTTCTGGTCTGTCATTGATAATTAACCCAAGAGGGAATTTATCATCACCTTCATCATCTCTTTTTTGCAACAGTTTTGAAACAGTTAATGTTTTTTCAAACCGGAAAAAATCGTGTTCTTCCTTTAAACCGTTGTCTTTCAAATCTCTGAGAATGCTTTTGTACGGAAGAAAATTATCCCCCCCAATCGTTTTGATATGATCAAAAACTGGAAGAAGATGTTCCTGACGCATTAACATTTTTGCCCAGATATTTCCATCACTTTTATAATCAGTTTTAATCATTTCAAAAATACTATAATCATCAAATAGTTCGAATTGTTCAAAATCCAAGGAATTAATATTATTGTTTTCATCGAATATGACAAATTCAGGAAAGCGGTTTTCCCCTTTTAGATGTTCAATATACTTCTTAAGAGCAATATCATAGCCAGAACGTGTTCTGTGATATGGAACTTGAAGATTATAATGATAGCGCGCCATTAGAAACGCTTCAACAAGATAAATATTCTTTTCTTCGATACATAACTGGGGTTGTCCATTTTTGTTTTCTTTTAGGAAAAACGACTGAATGTATCGTTTATAGTCATATTCTCCGTATTTCACTCCACAAGTATAAGAATCTCTGAGAAGATAATCTGCCCG
Encoded here:
- a CDS encoding HD domain-containing protein, whose amino-acid sequence is MDLLKKFGERKHKFRDPIYGFIELNDSELKIIDTPIFQRLRRVHQLALTKYVYPSAEHSRFTHSMGVLQVATEIFLNIYRHSDHGLLSKEAGDPIGDIAKKLQILRFATLLHDIGHLPFSHAAEKLILQQKASHEQLGQHIIKHYPPIKEAIEERGIDTKIVAMLLDDKPLAEYFILKNIVSGQLDADRADYLLRDSYTCGVKYGEYDYKRYIQSFFLKENKNGQPQLCIEEKNIYLVEAFLMARYHYNLQVPYHRTRSGYDIALKKYIEHLKGENRFPEFVIFDENNNINSLDFEQFELFDDYSIFEMIKTDYKSDGNIWAKMLMRQEHLLPVFDHIKTIGGDNFLPYKSILRDLKDNGLKEEHDFFRFEKTLTVSKLLQKRDDEGDDKFPLGLIINDRPEPGNIMDYSNILSQLGKPIEIFRIYALKEHKETALELSKKAFTFFSELNDA
- the tnpA gene encoding IS66 family insertion sequence element accessory protein TnpA, yielding MSKANKKNQKRTQFWKHHIKQWSESGMSQNAYCRQHDLRPNQFTYWKSKFKNQTLFPEFVQLPSTQSTQVLNLSEQKGLRLNIDNRFQIEIPDGFSQTTLAQVLQVLGRC